From Drosophila subpulchrella strain 33 F10 #4 breed RU33 unplaced genomic scaffold, RU_Dsub_v1.1 Primary Assembly Seq354, whole genome shotgun sequence, the proteins below share one genomic window:
- the LOC119560099 gene encoding diacylglycerol kinase eta isoform X1: MSLSPTMAHLKLDTLHVQRSPRGSRRSSPSSGRSSACSSGSISPVPIIPIIAISHDGDESESESEIETEPARLFQRRMSTKCTNNLAAIIKEGFLLKHTWSFQRWRRRYFRLKRNMLFYAKDEKCDVFDDIDLSDLCYFECSIKNVNHSFQIITPTRSLVLCAESRREMEDWLGSLKTATAPQRPRGDSFLIEQHDILSNHHHWYATSHARPTYCNVCRDALSGVTSHGLSCEVCKCKVHKRCAAKSIANCKWTTLASVGKDIIEQADGIIMPHQWMEGNLPVSSMCAVCKKTCGSVLRLQDWRCLWCRATVHVACRPQMAVACPIGPAKLSVVPPTSVHSISTDDAWDVASPRGNFSPLLVFVNSKSGDNQGVKFLRRFKQLLNPAQVFDLISTGPSLGLRLFRHFEMFRILVCSGDGSVGWVLSEIDRFNMHKQCQVAVMPLGTGNDLARVLGWGSSCDDDTHLPQILERYESASTKMLDRWSIMVFEKAIPVPKTPKMSISTEQEAMLTGMVTSANHHLRFIVETNDTQTLISSTRNLCDTIDDLVVRISEHHKEDEQLAVKCDILKQKLNMLLDALQEEEIGAHSGDDLIATIRSLIARSIPLTPGSSASLLNPNISIEKTEKDQINTKERRNSRSLRSSEKEALQCRANSVKRAIYNVVEHSEPGRPKRYQRKLSITPFEALKLPTNNSGESTPCSSPLPIIPPINIISPTMETSRLTCISPLPDTRRDSVDESFFNSINLPAPRQFADSRRSSGVEVIQEIEEGANGETVYRRSRMSLTGGANIDDFGNRLSPCSDVGDNSPTERKVDFLRVPIHTGEPIDDPLSDYRPHEVFERTYYMTREMDKDKEKEKEKEVENDKEKDKCVEKEKCVEKEDSMPTEKLVHTCNLQVPGVVVTPNSQNVYSSASITIIDTDAQTTTEQSSSDDLGGEASDVLSAISNEECSVASEIFDKQDAGQTVGDIIQNMDASNFTHIDSPETSDETEAMPGESIMDDISSVLGHDITYALQDNTLTDDTTTLCSEHVGPPKPPRKKSLSALSRPQSHPRRRNSSPPRMARLARMDSDDNPQQFGFENIVFEIDNRCDDQKMREPPRYCSLAQFVEGNDIARQSFKRPKKRISLKKLKPTTTTEIVSQQQLLLEQQRSGDNDNDDPEAQLTPTNNVANLLATTSEDELSTQTAIKIEIQDVDATVRNINSSMKATTILATSTSPTKKSGHGQDVKRITFDESCKKESFDDVNPNYPQISVVVRPPTPLRGDSIKPTVSLLPGSSGGAMAVSMTCSGMLGVRAMNASEIRRHSSHAPGLAVREFDKDKDRRHSGFNPNQLTLDPEHARFLSSSPAASRRISCGSLFKKKNQKIATKRGYGLFSVRFFVVAEPDIRLATLALIRPLIPLPNEALPNLQTLKGSKSSLFMGSTLFGFDHLASGDKDKEEKGGKDKEKTPTDETGRKLPIINPLVRLPNWPNLSNGGGFISKCLLANADTLCAAVSPLMDPDETLLAGYHEKCVMNNYFGIGIDAKISLDFHNKREEHPEKCRSRARNYMWYGVLGSKQLLQKTCKNLEQRVQLECDGQRIPLPELQGIVILNIPSFMGGTNFWGSSKKDDIFLPPSFDDRVLEVVAVFGSVQMAASRLINLQHHRIAQCQSVQINILGDEEIPIQVDGEAWLQPPGMIRILHKNRVQMLCRNRSLELSLKSWQEKQRQHSISIQRDASSTASEHAISTDEVISERECYVLLNFIEAVSSLVKWVKFLIISHPALQHDLYEVACRASEALESIHPQGKLLEGPSLRTKLVEVIDSSRQLYDDACTLLRDRGHSLILREDLETKLSAALANMEMELKKCSVQKCIDGKLRAYFNVLAPNEESDGRRKSRPFWVRLRSGSTAGQQAFKPPLTNTREAANNWSVNEVVTWLETMQLSEYVDSFLKNDIRGKELLTLGRRDLKDLGVVKVGHVKRILQAIKDLSEN, encoded by the exons tGCGATGTATTCGACGATATTGACCTATCGGACTTGTGTTACTTCGAGTGCAGCATCAAGAACGTAAATCATAGTTTTCAG ATAATCACACCCACTCGATCTCTGGTGCTCTGCGCCGAGTCCCGCCGCGAAATGGAGGACTGGCTGGGCAGCCTGAAGACGGCGACGGCGCCGCAGAGGCCGCGTGGGGACAGCTTCCTGATCGAGCAGCACGACATCCTGTCGAACCACCACCACTGGTACGCCACCTCCCACGCCCGCCCCACCTACTGCAATGTGTGCCGGGACGCCCTCTCCGGGGTCACCTCCCACGGACTCAGCTGCGAGGTGTGCAAGTGCAAGGTGCACAAGCGGTGTGCGGCCAAGTCGATCGCCAACTGCAAGTGGACAACGCTGGCCAGTGTGGGCAAGGACATCATCGAGCAGGCGGATGGCATCATCATGCCGCACCAGTGGATGGAGGGCAACCTCCCGGTGTCCTCCATGTGCGCCGTCTGCAAGAAGACCTGCGGATCGGTGCTAAGACTCCAGGATTGGAGGTGCCTGTGGTGTCGAGCTACTGTCCACGTGGCCTGTCGTCCTCAGATGGCGGTGGCCTGTCCCATCGGACCCGCCAAGTTGTCCGTCGTTCCACCTACCAGTGTCCACTCCATCAGCACCGACGACGCCTGGGATGTGGCCAGTCCGAGGGGCAACTTCTCGCCCTTGCTCGTTTTCGTGAACTCCAAGTCAGGAGACAATCAAGGAGTGAAGTTCCTGCGACGATTTAAGCAACTGCTGAATCCGGCCCAGGTCTTCGATCTCATCTCGACGGGTCCGAGTCTGGGATTGAGACTGTTCCGGCACTTTGAGATGTTCCGCATCCTGGTCTGCTCGGGCGACGGATCTGTCGGATGGGTGCTCAGCGAGATCGATCGCTTCAATATGCAT AAACAATGTCAGGTGGCGGTGATGCCCTTAGGCACTGGCAACGATCTGGCCAGGGTTTTGGGCTGGGGATCCAGCTGTGACGACGACACCCACCTGCCGCAGATCCTGGAACGCTACGAGTCGGCCAGCACCAAGATGTTGGATCGCTGGAGCATCATGGTCTTCGAGAAGGCCATTCCTGTGCCCAAAACGCCCAAGATGTCGATCAGCACCGAGCAGGAAGCCATGCTCACAGGCATGGTGACATCGGCCAACCACCATCTGCGCTTCATTGTGGAAACCAACGACACCCAGACTCTGATTAGCTCCACCCGGAATCTCTGCGACACCATTGACGATCTTGTGGTTCGAATCTCGGAACACCACAAGGAGGACGAACAGCTGGCGGTCAAGTGCGACATTCTCAAGCAAAAGCTTAACATGCTGCTAGATGCTCTTCAGGAGGAGGAGATCGGCGCCCACAGCGGCGACGACTTGATAGCCACCATCAGGAGTCTCATTGCGAGAAGTATTCCGCTGACACCAGGATCCAGCGCCTCTCTGCT CAACCCAAACATATCAATCGAAAAGACGGAAAAAGACCAGATCAATACAAAGGAGCGCAGGAATAGTCGGTCACTTCGCTCCAGCGAGAAGGAGGCTCTCCAGTGCCGTGCCAACAGCGTCAAACGAGCCATATACAATGTGGTGGAGCACTCGGAACCGGGACGTCCAAAACGCTACCAGCGGAAGCTATCGATCACCCCGTTCGAGGCCCTGAAGTTGCCCACCAACAATTCCGGGGAATCGACGCCCTGCAGCTCCCCCTTGCCAATAATCCCACCCATTAATATTATCTCCCCCACTATGGAAACCTCCCGACTTACCTGCATTTCTCCGTTGCCCGATACAAGACGTGATTCCGTAGACGAGAGCTTCTTCAACAGCATTAATCTACCGGCTCCGCGGCAATTTGCAGATAGTCGTAGGAGCTCTGGAGTGGAGGTAATCCAGGAGATCGAGGAGGGTGCCAATGGAGAGACCGTATACCGACGGAGTCGCATGTCCCTTACCGGTGGAGCCAATATCGATGATTTTGGTAATCGTTTGTCACCCTGCAGCGATGTTGGCGATAACTCGCCCACCGAGCGCAAAGTGGACTTCCTGAGGGTTCCGATCCACACTGGCGAACCGATCGACGACCCTCTTTCCGACTATCGACCCCACGAGGTCTTCGAGCGCACCTACTACATGACCCGGGAAATGGACAAGGACAAGGAAAAGGAGAAGGAGAAAGAAGTGGAGAATGACAAGGAGAAGGATAAGTGCGTCGAGAAGGAGAAATGCGTAGAAAAGGAGGACAGCATGCCCACCGAGAAGCTGGTTCACACTTGTAACCTGCAGGTACCCGGCGTTGTCGTTACCCCCAACTCCCAAAATGTTTACTCAAGCGCCAGCATTACAATCATAGATACCGACGCACAGACCACCACT GAACAGTCCTCTTCCGACGATCTGGGTGGCGAGGCTAGCGATGTTCTTTCGGCCATTAGCAATGAGGAGTGCAGCGTGGCTTCCGAAATATTCGACAAGCAGGACGCAGGACAAACCGTGGGTGATATTATCCAG AACATGGACGCCAGCAATTTCACTCACATTGACTCCCCGGAAACTAGCGATGAGACAGAAGCCATGCCCGGCGAGAGCATCATGGACGACATTAGCTCGGTACTGGGTCACGACATAACCTATGCCCTGCAGGACAACACCCTGACCGACGACACTACCACGCTCTGCTCGGAGCACGTGGGTCCGCCGAAACCTCCGCGCAAAAAGTCCTTGAGCGCCCTGAGCCGACCACAGTCCCATCCGCGCAGGCGCAACTCCTCTCCACCGAGAATGGCGCGTTTGGCGCGAATGGATAGCGATGATAATCCCCAGCAGTTCGGATTCGAGAATATCGTTTTCGAGATCGACAATCGATGCGACGACCAGAAGATGCGGGAGCCACCGCGCTACTGCAGCCTGGCGCAGTTCGTGGAAGGTAACGATATAGCGCGTCAGAGCTTCAAG CGTCCCAAAAAGCGCATCTCACTGAAAAAACTCAAACCCACTACAACCACTGAAATCGTATCTCAACAGCAGCTATTGCTAGAACAACAACGAAGTGGCGACAACGACAATGACGACCCCGAGGCCCAGCTAACGCCAACGAATAACGTGGCCAATTTACTGGCCACCACCAGCGAGGACGAGCTGTCCACGCAGACGGCCATCAAAATAGAAATACAAGACGTTGATGCCACTGTGCgcaacatcaacagcagcaTGAAGGCCACTACGATCTTGGCCACGTCGACATCGCCCACGAAGAAATCGGGCCATGGACAAGATGTAAAGCGCATTACTTTTGATGAGTCGTGTAAGAAAGAATCCTTTGATGATGTAAATCCCAACTATCCACAGATAAGTGTTGTTGTGAGGCCGCCGACGCCGTTGCGCGGCGACTCCATCAAGCCCACGGTCTCGCTCCTGCCGGGCTCCTCCGGCGGAGCCATGGCCGTGTCCATGACCTGCTCCGGAATGCTGGGGGTGCGGGCCATGAACGCCTCCGAGATCAGGCGCCACTCAAGCCACGCCCCCGGCCTGGCTGTCCGCGAGTTTGACAAGGACAAGGACCGCCGGCACTCTGGCTTCAATCCCAACCAGTTGACCCTCGATCCGGAGCACGCCCGCTTCCTCAGCAGCTCGCCGGCGGCCAGTCGCAGGATCAGCTGCGGCAGCCTCTTCAAG AAGAAAAACCAAAAGATCGCCACGAAGCGCGGCTACGGATTGTTCAGTGTTCGGTTCTTTGTGGTGGCCGAGCCAGATATTCGCCTGGCCACCCTGGCGCTTATCAGGCCGCTGATTCCTCTG CCGAACGAAGCCCTTCCGAATCTGCAGACCCTTAAGGGTTCCAAGTCGAGCTTGTTCATGGGCTCCACTCTATTCGGCTTCGATCACTTGGCTTCGGGAGACAAGGACAAGGAGGAGAAGGGTGGCAAGGACAAGGAGAAAACGCCCACCGATGAGACCGGTCGCAAGTTGCCTATCATCAATCCCCTGGTGCGACTGCCCAACTGGCCAA ACCTTTCCAATGGCGGTGGTTTCATATCCAAATGTCTTTTGGCCAATGCCGATACGCTCTGCGCCGCTGTCAGTCCTCTAATGGATCCGGATGAGACCCTCCTGGCCGGCTACCATGAGAAGTGCGTGATGAACAATTACTTTGGCATCGGAATCGATGCCAAGATCTCTCTGGACTTCCACAACAAGCGGGAGGAGCATCCGGAGAAGTGTCGATCTCGGGCCCGCAACTACATGTGGTATGGGGTATTGGGATCCAAGCAGCTCCTGCAAAAGACCTGCAAGAATCTGGAGCAGCGGGTGCAGCTGGAGTGCGATGGTCAGAGAATTCCGTTGCCGGAGCTGCAGGGAATCGTGATCCTAAACATACCCAGCTTCATGGGCGGCACTAATTTCTGGGGCAGCAGCAAGAAGGATGATATATTCCTCCCACCCAGCTTTGATGATCGTGTTCTCGAAGTAGTGGCTGTCTTTGGATCCGTCCAGATGGCAGCCTCGCGGCTGATCAATCTTCAACACCATCGGATCGCCCAGTGCCAGAGCGTGCAGATCAATATCCTGGGCGACGAGGAGATACCCATCCAGGTGGACGGTGAGGCCTGGCTGCAGCCACCGGGAATGATCCGCATCCTGCACAAGAACCGAGTGCAGATGTTGTGCCGGAACAGGAGCTTGGAGCTATCGCTGAAGAGCTGGCAGGAGAAGCAGCGCCAGCACAGCATCTCCATCCAAAGGGATGCATCCTCAACAGCTTCGGAGCACGCCATCTCCACCGACGAGGTGATCTCCGAACGCGAATGCTACGTACTCCTCAACTTCATCGAGGCCGTTAGCTCGCTGGTCAAGTGGGTCAAGTTCCTGATCATCTCGCATCCGGCTCTGCAACACGATCTCTACGAGGTGGCCTGTCGGGCCAGTGAGGCCCTGGAGTCCATCCATCCGCAGGGCAAGCTGCTCGAAGGTCCTTCGCTGCGCACCAAGTTGGTGGAGGTCATTGACTCGTCGCGACAACTCTATGACGATGCCTGCACCCTGCTCCGCGATCGAGGTCACAGCTTGATTCTCCGCGAGGATCTGGAGACGAAGCTCAGCGCGGCTTTGGCCAACATGGAGATGGAGCTGAAGAAGTGCTCTGTGCAAAAGTGCATCGACGGCAAGCTGAGGGCCTACTTCAATGTTTTGGCGCCCAACGAGGAG TCCGATGGCCGCCGGAAGTCACGACCCTTCTGGGTGAGACTACGCTCCGGCTCGACCGCCGGCCAGCAGGCGTTTAAGCCACCTTTGACCAACACCCGCGAGGCAGCTAACAACTGGAGCGTGAACGAAGTGGTCACCTGGCTAGAGACGATGCAGTTGTCCGAGTACGTGGACAGCTTCCTGAAGAACGACATTCGGGGCAAGGAGCTGCTCACCCTGGGAAGGCGCGACCTCAAGGACCTGGGCGTGGTCAAGGTGGGCCACGTCAAGCGCATACTGCAGGCCATCAAGGATCTCAGCGAGAACTAG
- the LOC119560099 gene encoding diacylglycerol kinase eta isoform X2, with amino-acid sequence MSLSPTMAHLKLDTLHVQRSPRGSRRSSPSSGRSSACSSGSISPVPIIPIIAISHDGDESESESEIETEPARLFQRRMSTKCTNNLAAIIKEGFLLKHTWSFQRWRRRYFRLKRNMLFYAKDEKCDVFDDIDLSDLCYFECSIKNVNHSFQIITPTRSLVLCAESRREMEDWLGSLKTATAPQRPRGDSFLIEQHDILSNHHHWYATSHARPTYCNVCRDALSGVTSHGLSCEVCKCKVHKRCAAKSIANCKWTTLASVGKDIIEQADGIIMPHQWMEGNLPVSSMCAVCKKTCGSVLRLQDWRCLWCRATVHVACRPQMAVACPIGPAKLSVVPPTSVHSISTDDAWDVASPRGNFSPLLVFVNSKSGDNQGVKFLRRFKQLLNPAQVFDLISTGPSLGLRLFRHFEMFRILVCSGDGSVGWVLSEIDRFNMHKQCQVAVMPLGTGNDLARVLGWGSSCDDDTHLPQILERYESASTKMLDRWSIMVFEKAIPVPKTPKMSISTEQEAMLTGMVTSANHHLRFIVETNDTQTLISSTRNLCDTIDDLVVRISEHHKEDEQLAVKCDILKQKLNMLLDALQEEEIGAHSGDDLIATIRSLIARSIPLTPGSSASLLNPNISIEKTEKDQINTKERRNSRSLRSSEKEALQCRANSVKRAIYNVVEHSEPGRPKRYQRKLSITPFEALKLPTNNSGESTPCSSPLPIIPPINIISPTMETSRLTCISPLPDTRRDSVDESFFNSINLPAPRQFADSRRSSGVEVIQEIEEGANGETVYRRSRMSLTGGANIDDFGNRLSPCSDVGDNSPTERKVDFLRVPIHTGEPIDDPLSDYRPHEVFERTYYMTREMDKDKEKEKEKEVENDKEKDKCVEKEKCVEKEDSMPTEKLVHTCNLQVPGVVVTPNSQNVYSSASITIIDTDAQTTTEQSSSDDLGGEASDVLSAISNEECSVASEIFDKQDAGQTVGDIIQNMDASNFTHIDSPETSDETEAMPGESIMDDISSVLGHDITYALQDNTLTDDTTTLCSEHVGPPKPPRKKSLSALSRPQSHPRRRNSSPPRMARLARMDSDDNPQQFGFENIVFEIDNRCDDQKMREPPRYCSLAQFVEGNDIARQSFKQLLLEQQRSGDNDNDDPEAQLTPTNNVANLLATTSEDELSTQTAIKIEIQDVDATVRNINSSMKATTILATSTSPTKKSGHGQDVKRITFDESCKKESFDDVNPNYPQISVVVRPPTPLRGDSIKPTVSLLPGSSGGAMAVSMTCSGMLGVRAMNASEIRRHSSHAPGLAVREFDKDKDRRHSGFNPNQLTLDPEHARFLSSSPAASRRISCGSLFKKKNQKIATKRGYGLFSVRFFVVAEPDIRLATLALIRPLIPLPNEALPNLQTLKGSKSSLFMGSTLFGFDHLASGDKDKEEKGGKDKEKTPTDETGRKLPIINPLVRLPNWPNLSNGGGFISKCLLANADTLCAAVSPLMDPDETLLAGYHEKCVMNNYFGIGIDAKISLDFHNKREEHPEKCRSRARNYMWYGVLGSKQLLQKTCKNLEQRVQLECDGQRIPLPELQGIVILNIPSFMGGTNFWGSSKKDDIFLPPSFDDRVLEVVAVFGSVQMAASRLINLQHHRIAQCQSVQINILGDEEIPIQVDGEAWLQPPGMIRILHKNRVQMLCRNRSLELSLKSWQEKQRQHSISIQRDASSTASEHAISTDEVISERECYVLLNFIEAVSSLVKWVKFLIISHPALQHDLYEVACRASEALESIHPQGKLLEGPSLRTKLVEVIDSSRQLYDDACTLLRDRGHSLILREDLETKLSAALANMEMELKKCSVQKCIDGKLRAYFNVLAPNEESDGRRKSRPFWVRLRSGSTAGQQAFKPPLTNTREAANNWSVNEVVTWLETMQLSEYVDSFLKNDIRGKELLTLGRRDLKDLGVVKVGHVKRILQAIKDLSEN; translated from the exons tGCGATGTATTCGACGATATTGACCTATCGGACTTGTGTTACTTCGAGTGCAGCATCAAGAACGTAAATCATAGTTTTCAG ATAATCACACCCACTCGATCTCTGGTGCTCTGCGCCGAGTCCCGCCGCGAAATGGAGGACTGGCTGGGCAGCCTGAAGACGGCGACGGCGCCGCAGAGGCCGCGTGGGGACAGCTTCCTGATCGAGCAGCACGACATCCTGTCGAACCACCACCACTGGTACGCCACCTCCCACGCCCGCCCCACCTACTGCAATGTGTGCCGGGACGCCCTCTCCGGGGTCACCTCCCACGGACTCAGCTGCGAGGTGTGCAAGTGCAAGGTGCACAAGCGGTGTGCGGCCAAGTCGATCGCCAACTGCAAGTGGACAACGCTGGCCAGTGTGGGCAAGGACATCATCGAGCAGGCGGATGGCATCATCATGCCGCACCAGTGGATGGAGGGCAACCTCCCGGTGTCCTCCATGTGCGCCGTCTGCAAGAAGACCTGCGGATCGGTGCTAAGACTCCAGGATTGGAGGTGCCTGTGGTGTCGAGCTACTGTCCACGTGGCCTGTCGTCCTCAGATGGCGGTGGCCTGTCCCATCGGACCCGCCAAGTTGTCCGTCGTTCCACCTACCAGTGTCCACTCCATCAGCACCGACGACGCCTGGGATGTGGCCAGTCCGAGGGGCAACTTCTCGCCCTTGCTCGTTTTCGTGAACTCCAAGTCAGGAGACAATCAAGGAGTGAAGTTCCTGCGACGATTTAAGCAACTGCTGAATCCGGCCCAGGTCTTCGATCTCATCTCGACGGGTCCGAGTCTGGGATTGAGACTGTTCCGGCACTTTGAGATGTTCCGCATCCTGGTCTGCTCGGGCGACGGATCTGTCGGATGGGTGCTCAGCGAGATCGATCGCTTCAATATGCAT AAACAATGTCAGGTGGCGGTGATGCCCTTAGGCACTGGCAACGATCTGGCCAGGGTTTTGGGCTGGGGATCCAGCTGTGACGACGACACCCACCTGCCGCAGATCCTGGAACGCTACGAGTCGGCCAGCACCAAGATGTTGGATCGCTGGAGCATCATGGTCTTCGAGAAGGCCATTCCTGTGCCCAAAACGCCCAAGATGTCGATCAGCACCGAGCAGGAAGCCATGCTCACAGGCATGGTGACATCGGCCAACCACCATCTGCGCTTCATTGTGGAAACCAACGACACCCAGACTCTGATTAGCTCCACCCGGAATCTCTGCGACACCATTGACGATCTTGTGGTTCGAATCTCGGAACACCACAAGGAGGACGAACAGCTGGCGGTCAAGTGCGACATTCTCAAGCAAAAGCTTAACATGCTGCTAGATGCTCTTCAGGAGGAGGAGATCGGCGCCCACAGCGGCGACGACTTGATAGCCACCATCAGGAGTCTCATTGCGAGAAGTATTCCGCTGACACCAGGATCCAGCGCCTCTCTGCT CAACCCAAACATATCAATCGAAAAGACGGAAAAAGACCAGATCAATACAAAGGAGCGCAGGAATAGTCGGTCACTTCGCTCCAGCGAGAAGGAGGCTCTCCAGTGCCGTGCCAACAGCGTCAAACGAGCCATATACAATGTGGTGGAGCACTCGGAACCGGGACGTCCAAAACGCTACCAGCGGAAGCTATCGATCACCCCGTTCGAGGCCCTGAAGTTGCCCACCAACAATTCCGGGGAATCGACGCCCTGCAGCTCCCCCTTGCCAATAATCCCACCCATTAATATTATCTCCCCCACTATGGAAACCTCCCGACTTACCTGCATTTCTCCGTTGCCCGATACAAGACGTGATTCCGTAGACGAGAGCTTCTTCAACAGCATTAATCTACCGGCTCCGCGGCAATTTGCAGATAGTCGTAGGAGCTCTGGAGTGGAGGTAATCCAGGAGATCGAGGAGGGTGCCAATGGAGAGACCGTATACCGACGGAGTCGCATGTCCCTTACCGGTGGAGCCAATATCGATGATTTTGGTAATCGTTTGTCACCCTGCAGCGATGTTGGCGATAACTCGCCCACCGAGCGCAAAGTGGACTTCCTGAGGGTTCCGATCCACACTGGCGAACCGATCGACGACCCTCTTTCCGACTATCGACCCCACGAGGTCTTCGAGCGCACCTACTACATGACCCGGGAAATGGACAAGGACAAGGAAAAGGAGAAGGAGAAAGAAGTGGAGAATGACAAGGAGAAGGATAAGTGCGTCGAGAAGGAGAAATGCGTAGAAAAGGAGGACAGCATGCCCACCGAGAAGCTGGTTCACACTTGTAACCTGCAGGTACCCGGCGTTGTCGTTACCCCCAACTCCCAAAATGTTTACTCAAGCGCCAGCATTACAATCATAGATACCGACGCACAGACCACCACT GAACAGTCCTCTTCCGACGATCTGGGTGGCGAGGCTAGCGATGTTCTTTCGGCCATTAGCAATGAGGAGTGCAGCGTGGCTTCCGAAATATTCGACAAGCAGGACGCAGGACAAACCGTGGGTGATATTATCCAG AACATGGACGCCAGCAATTTCACTCACATTGACTCCCCGGAAACTAGCGATGAGACAGAAGCCATGCCCGGCGAGAGCATCATGGACGACATTAGCTCGGTACTGGGTCACGACATAACCTATGCCCTGCAGGACAACACCCTGACCGACGACACTACCACGCTCTGCTCGGAGCACGTGGGTCCGCCGAAACCTCCGCGCAAAAAGTCCTTGAGCGCCCTGAGCCGACCACAGTCCCATCCGCGCAGGCGCAACTCCTCTCCACCGAGAATGGCGCGTTTGGCGCGAATGGATAGCGATGATAATCCCCAGCAGTTCGGATTCGAGAATATCGTTTTCGAGATCGACAATCGATGCGACGACCAGAAGATGCGGGAGCCACCGCGCTACTGCAGCCTGGCGCAGTTCGTGGAAGGTAACGATATAGCGCGTCAGAGCTTCAAG CAGCTATTGCTAGAACAACAACGAAGTGGCGACAACGACAATGACGACCCCGAGGCCCAGCTAACGCCAACGAATAACGTGGCCAATTTACTGGCCACCACCAGCGAGGACGAGCTGTCCACGCAGACGGCCATCAAAATAGAAATACAAGACGTTGATGCCACTGTGCgcaacatcaacagcagcaTGAAGGCCACTACGATCTTGGCCACGTCGACATCGCCCACGAAGAAATCGGGCCATGGACAAGATGTAAAGCGCATTACTTTTGATGAGTCGTGTAAGAAAGAATCCTTTGATGATGTAAATCCCAACTATCCACAGATAAGTGTTGTTGTGAGGCCGCCGACGCCGTTGCGCGGCGACTCCATCAAGCCCACGGTCTCGCTCCTGCCGGGCTCCTCCGGCGGAGCCATGGCCGTGTCCATGACCTGCTCCGGAATGCTGGGGGTGCGGGCCATGAACGCCTCCGAGATCAGGCGCCACTCAAGCCACGCCCCCGGCCTGGCTGTCCGCGAGTTTGACAAGGACAAGGACCGCCGGCACTCTGGCTTCAATCCCAACCAGTTGACCCTCGATCCGGAGCACGCCCGCTTCCTCAGCAGCTCGCCGGCGGCCAGTCGCAGGATCAGCTGCGGCAGCCTCTTCAAG AAGAAAAACCAAAAGATCGCCACGAAGCGCGGCTACGGATTGTTCAGTGTTCGGTTCTTTGTGGTGGCCGAGCCAGATATTCGCCTGGCCACCCTGGCGCTTATCAGGCCGCTGATTCCTCTG CCGAACGAAGCCCTTCCGAATCTGCAGACCCTTAAGGGTTCCAAGTCGAGCTTGTTCATGGGCTCCACTCTATTCGGCTTCGATCACTTGGCTTCGGGAGACAAGGACAAGGAGGAGAAGGGTGGCAAGGACAAGGAGAAAACGCCCACCGATGAGACCGGTCGCAAGTTGCCTATCATCAATCCCCTGGTGCGACTGCCCAACTGGCCAA ACCTTTCCAATGGCGGTGGTTTCATATCCAAATGTCTTTTGGCCAATGCCGATACGCTCTGCGCCGCTGTCAGTCCTCTAATGGATCCGGATGAGACCCTCCTGGCCGGCTACCATGAGAAGTGCGTGATGAACAATTACTTTGGCATCGGAATCGATGCCAAGATCTCTCTGGACTTCCACAACAAGCGGGAGGAGCATCCGGAGAAGTGTCGATCTCGGGCCCGCAACTACATGTGGTATGGGGTATTGGGATCCAAGCAGCTCCTGCAAAAGACCTGCAAGAATCTGGAGCAGCGGGTGCAGCTGGAGTGCGATGGTCAGAGAATTCCGTTGCCGGAGCTGCAGGGAATCGTGATCCTAAACATACCCAGCTTCATGGGCGGCACTAATTTCTGGGGCAGCAGCAAGAAGGATGATATATTCCTCCCACCCAGCTTTGATGATCGTGTTCTCGAAGTAGTGGCTGTCTTTGGATCCGTCCAGATGGCAGCCTCGCGGCTGATCAATCTTCAACACCATCGGATCGCCCAGTGCCAGAGCGTGCAGATCAATATCCTGGGCGACGAGGAGATACCCATCCAGGTGGACGGTGAGGCCTGGCTGCAGCCACCGGGAATGATCCGCATCCTGCACAAGAACCGAGTGCAGATGTTGTGCCGGAACAGGAGCTTGGAGCTATCGCTGAAGAGCTGGCAGGAGAAGCAGCGCCAGCACAGCATCTCCATCCAAAGGGATGCATCCTCAACAGCTTCGGAGCACGCCATCTCCACCGACGAGGTGATCTCCGAACGCGAATGCTACGTACTCCTCAACTTCATCGAGGCCGTTAGCTCGCTGGTCAAGTGGGTCAAGTTCCTGATCATCTCGCATCCGGCTCTGCAACACGATCTCTACGAGGTGGCCTGTCGGGCCAGTGAGGCCCTGGAGTCCATCCATCCGCAGGGCAAGCTGCTCGAAGGTCCTTCGCTGCGCACCAAGTTGGTGGAGGTCATTGACTCGTCGCGACAACTCTATGACGATGCCTGCACCCTGCTCCGCGATCGAGGTCACAGCTTGATTCTCCGCGAGGATCTGGAGACGAAGCTCAGCGCGGCTTTGGCCAACATGGAGATGGAGCTGAAGAAGTGCTCTGTGCAAAAGTGCATCGACGGCAAGCTGAGGGCCTACTTCAATGTTTTGGCGCCCAACGAGGAG TCCGATGGCCGCCGGAAGTCACGACCCTTCTGGGTGAGACTACGCTCCGGCTCGACCGCCGGCCAGCAGGCGTTTAAGCCACCTTTGACCAACACCCGCGAGGCAGCTAACAACTGGAGCGTGAACGAAGTGGTCACCTGGCTAGAGACGATGCAGTTGTCCGAGTACGTGGACAGCTTCCTGAAGAACGACATTCGGGGCAAGGAGCTGCTCACCCTGGGAAGGCGCGACCTCAAGGACCTGGGCGTGGTCAAGGTGGGCCACGTCAAGCGCATACTGCAGGCCATCAAGGATCTCAGCGAGAACTAG